TCCGAAAAATACTGCGCTTGCGCCAAAGGCCACTCAACTCCCTGAAGATCTTCGGACCGCACCTAATTCAAGAGGAAGCACCTTGAAACAAAAAAGTCGACCACTTCGAAAGTGGTAGACACTTGTCTCGACCGCCTCCCCGTTGCGCCACGAAGGTCGTCCTCCATCTTTAGCAGGTTCACAGCGTTTCGGAAGAGGGCTCGACACCACTTGCCACACTGTTGCCGCCTTTAGCCGCAACAGCCATTAGGCAAATGAACGTCGAAAAACAAAAAGACCGGCTGATGGGCTTCAACCCTTTCGTAACCCGCTTTAAGTTATCATTAAAGCAAGGTTTATATGTCAGACGGCAATTGAATTAAATTTGACGGAAACTCTAGTGCAAACGGTGTGGAGATGATGAAGGCAAAATCGCTGGTTCTGGCCCTTGCAGGTCTAGCCGTTTCGAGTGCAGCGGCTTTCGCACAAACCCCGACGCTTCTGAAGCAGCACAAGGATTGGGCGGCCTATGCGTTGACGGGCGGCAGCGGCAAAGTGTGTTACGCGCTGACGAAGCCGACCACCATGCTTCCGGGCGACCGCAATCATGGCGATGTCTTCTTCTTCGTGACCTCACGTCCGGCTGAAGGCGTCAGTTCCGAACCCAGCCTGCTGGTCGGTTATCCCTTCAAGGACAAGTCCACGGTGACGGTGGATGTCGACGGCAAGGGCTTCAACCTGTTCACCAACAACGATGGTGCCTGGGTCGAGAATGCCGCAACTGAAGCGCAGCTGGTCGCTGCGATGAAGGCCGGCCGCGAAATGACAGTCAACGGCGAGTCCAGCCGTGGGACCCGGACCACCTACAAATTCTCGCTCTCCGGCGTGACCGCCGCGATCAATACGGCGGCCGGCGCCTGCCGCTGACCCGCGGTTTTCAGGCTGCCGGTCTCCAGAGGGCCGCAACAGATTGACCCCGGAAAAGCCCGCAAAGGCTTTTCCGGGCTTTTCTCGTTGGCAGATGCATGGCTCCCCTGCGTAGCGGAAACTTGATTTTTCCCGCTGTTTGTGGTTTTGGGAGCGCTTGAATTCTTCCCTGCAGGTCAGGGAGCCGGCCGCCGCGTTCCGACATCAATGACGCCCATAGTCGCGCCGGACAGACAACGGATCACGACATGACGGTTACGCTCGACATTGCGCGGGACAATCCGAACGCGCCGACGGTTACAGCCGCAGCAAGCGCCCTGGCGCCGAACGAGGACAAGCCGACCCTGATCGGCCTCTCGCGCGAGGAACTGGGTGAAGCGCTCGGCACGATCGGGGTTGCCCAGAAACAGTGGCGCATGCGCGCCTCGCAGCTGTGGCACTGGCTCTATGTGCGCGGCGTCTCGGACTTTGCGCAGATGACCAACATCGCCAAGGATCTGCGGCAGAAACTGGACGACAACTTTACGATCGTCCGTCCTGAAATTGTTGACGAACAGATCTCAGTCGACGGCACGCGCAAATGGCTGTTCCGCTTTCCGCCGCGGGGCGCCGGTCGGCCGGTGGAAGTGGAAACCGTCTATATTCCGGAAGAGGGCCGCGGCACATTGTGTGTCTCTTCCCAGGTCGGCTGCACGTTGACCTGCACCTTCTGCCACACCGGCACGCAGAAGCTGGTCCGCAACCTGACGGCAGAGGAAATCCTTTCCCAGATTCTGATGGCGCGCGACAGGCTTGGCGATTTCCCGGACGCCTCGACCCCGCAGGGCGCCATTGTGCCGTCCGAGGGCCGGCTGGTTTCCAACATCGTCATGATGGGCATGGGCGAACCGCTCTACAATTTCGACAACGTCAAGAAGGCGCTGCTGATTGCCTCGGATGGCGACGGCCTGTCGCTTTCCAAGCGCCGCATCACCCTGTCGACTTCCGGCGTCGTGCCGGAAATCTTCCGCACGGGTGATGAAATCGGCTGCATGCTGGCCATCTCGCTGCACGCCGTCAACGACGAGCTGCGCGACGTCCTGGTGCCGATCAACAAGAAGTGGAACCTGGAAGCGCTCTTGGACGCCTGTCGGAAGTATCCGGGACTGTCCAACGCCAAGCGCATTACCTTCGAATACGTGATGCTGAAAGGCGTCAA
This genomic interval from Labrenzia sp. VG12 contains the following:
- a CDS encoding invasion associated locus B family protein, translated to MMKAKSLVLALAGLAVSSAAAFAQTPTLLKQHKDWAAYALTGGSGKVCYALTKPTTMLPGDRNHGDVFFFVTSRPAEGVSSEPSLLVGYPFKDKSTVTVDVDGKGFNLFTNNDGAWVENAATEAQLVAAMKAGREMTVNGESSRGTRTTYKFSLSGVTAAINTAAGACR
- the rlmN gene encoding 23S rRNA (adenine(2503)-C(2))-methyltransferase RlmN yields the protein MTVTLDIARDNPNAPTVTAAASALAPNEDKPTLIGLSREELGEALGTIGVAQKQWRMRASQLWHWLYVRGVSDFAQMTNIAKDLRQKLDDNFTIVRPEIVDEQISVDGTRKWLFRFPPRGAGRPVEVETVYIPEEGRGTLCVSSQVGCTLTCTFCHTGTQKLVRNLTAEEILSQILMARDRLGDFPDASTPQGAIVPSEGRLVSNIVMMGMGEPLYNFDNVKKALLIASDGDGLSLSKRRITLSTSGVVPEIFRTGDEIGCMLAISLHAVNDELRDVLVPINKKWNLEALLDACRKYPGLSNAKRITFEYVMLKGVNDSNKDALELVRLLKGIPAKINLIPFNPWPGSEYECSDWERIEEFADIVNRAGYASPIRTPRGRDIFAACGQLKSASERMRKKDREALAAS